One Paenibacillus sp. FSL W8-0186 genomic window carries:
- a CDS encoding TIGR01777 family oxidoreductase — protein MKIYITGGTGFIGNALASYWQQQGHHVAVITRGKPEQHSQGDPKSQAREGAAPLDYLTWEQLAQPSSRGIEVDAVVNLAGTSLNQRWTGRAKDSILHSRLQTTDLTAKWVQSLNSKPEVIIQGSAVGIYGTSLTDTFDENSQPEADDFLANVTRQWETAAEDGFRGIRLVKLRTGVVLGNKGGAYPLMRLPILFGAGGKIGSGRQWVPWIHIQDIVALIDFCVKHSEVEGAVNAVSPNPVTNDEFGRIVSRVHRRPYWLPLPAFALRTMLGEMSVLLLEGQRVLPQAALQHGFHFQYPELESAAANLKTRQ, from the coding sequence ATGAAAATCTATATTACCGGGGGAACGGGATTCATCGGGAACGCTTTAGCCTCCTATTGGCAGCAGCAGGGACATCATGTTGCGGTCATCACGCGCGGCAAGCCCGAGCAGCACAGCCAAGGTGATCCCAAGTCTCAAGCTAGAGAGGGGGCCGCTCCCCTTGACTACCTGACCTGGGAGCAGCTTGCACAGCCTTCTTCGCGCGGGATCGAGGTGGATGCAGTTGTCAACCTCGCCGGCACTTCCCTGAATCAGCGCTGGACCGGCAGAGCCAAAGACAGCATTTTGCATTCGAGGCTGCAAACAACCGATTTGACGGCTAAATGGGTACAGTCTTTGAACAGCAAACCTGAAGTTATCATTCAAGGCTCGGCCGTTGGAATATACGGAACATCTCTAACGGATACATTTGATGAGAACTCCCAGCCTGAAGCGGATGACTTTCTCGCAAACGTGACCCGACAGTGGGAAACCGCTGCGGAGGATGGTTTTCGTGGTATTCGGCTCGTAAAGCTGCGTACGGGCGTAGTGCTCGGTAATAAGGGCGGAGCCTATCCACTCATGCGCCTTCCTATTCTGTTTGGAGCTGGCGGTAAAATCGGGTCTGGCAGACAGTGGGTCCCCTGGATTCATATCCAAGATATCGTAGCGTTGATCGATTTCTGTGTGAAGCATTCGGAAGTCGAAGGCGCTGTCAACGCAGTAAGCCCAAACCCCGTGACCAATGACGAATTCGGCAGGATTGTCAGCCGGGTTCACCGCAGGCCATACTGGCTTCCACTGCCAGCCTTCGCATTAAGGACGATGCTTGGTGAAATGTCCGTTCTGCTGCTGGAAGGACAAAGGGTCCTGCCCCAAGCGGCTTTGCAGCACGGTTTCCATTTTCAATATCCGGAACTGGAATCGGCTGCAGCGAATTTGAAGACACGCCAATAA
- a CDS encoding pilus assembly protein: MPSSKRIIHIESADKTSSGSIVLEASLVLPIFIMIMFFFIYMVQMSVYSIQLHSVASNAVRHISAHIYPVALAVDQYSVQNNRGGKNDGGAVGQGSVFDWNMPKLSLAEWAGQYADKLPEPLSLWIMDAAAKGDEPLSDLKNNVLEAVLDPVVKPMLQPFVQDTVLSERRLHVSRITVPDLKTGRSPYFGIELSYELPIQVPLSNRKIVLQARAQERLWVGDTGELKKDTSGEQAEGRAPVILSKPNPAYAGRKALVSAQVEPGAIVKLTVYYKSGVSQAKFLGEASADENGIVEWQWLVGGNTTPGTWTFVVETEDGLRTTAEFVVESPNKK; encoded by the coding sequence ATGCCGTCAAGCAAGCGCATTATTCATATTGAGTCTGCTGACAAAACCTCTAGCGGGAGCATCGTGCTGGAAGCTTCGCTTGTACTGCCTATCTTCATTATGATCATGTTTTTCTTCATTTACATGGTTCAAATGTCGGTCTATTCCATACAATTGCACAGCGTTGCTTCCAATGCGGTAAGGCATATATCCGCGCATATATATCCCGTTGCTTTGGCCGTTGACCAGTATTCGGTGCAAAACAACAGAGGGGGTAAGAACGATGGCGGCGCTGTAGGGCAAGGGAGCGTGTTCGATTGGAATATGCCCAAATTATCGCTGGCGGAATGGGCCGGGCAATATGCCGATAAGCTTCCCGAACCTCTATCCCTGTGGATTATGGATGCGGCAGCCAAGGGGGATGAACCGCTGAGCGACCTGAAGAACAACGTGCTGGAAGCAGTTCTTGATCCTGTAGTAAAACCAATGTTGCAGCCGTTTGTGCAGGATACAGTGCTTAGCGAGCGGCGGCTGCATGTGAGCAGAATTACTGTCCCTGATCTGAAGACGGGGAGGAGCCCGTACTTCGGAATCGAGTTAAGCTATGAACTGCCGATTCAAGTGCCCCTCAGCAATCGGAAAATCGTGCTTCAGGCGAGGGCGCAGGAACGGCTCTGGGTTGGGGATACGGGGGAGCTGAAGAAGGATACAAGCGGGGAGCAGGCCGAGGGACGGGCTCCGGTGATTTTGAGCAAGCCGAATCCGGCCTATGCCGGCCGTAAAGCGCTGGTCAGCGCCCAGGTTGAGCCGGGGGCGATCGTCAAGTTGACGGTTTATTACAAGAGTGGGGTAAGCCAGGCCAAATTTCTGGGGGAAGCTTCTGCGGATGAAAACGGCATTGTGGAGTGGCAGTGGCTTGTCGGCGGCAATACGACGCCCGGTACTTGGACATTCGTGGTCGAGACAGAGGACGGGCTGCGTACAACAGCGGAGTTCGTTGTTGAAAGTCCGAACAAAAAATGA
- a CDS encoding A24 family peptidase, translating into MHVEIWGCFLLLAAAFITDIRSMKIPNVITITGTVLGIAYHGISGGAAGFIFAVKGAAVGFGVMAVLYAVRAVGGGDVKLFAGIGAWVGVPLTLSVLMYSILAAGCIGILILICRREAVRRLGGILRSVLGVIMLRSISPIRSIAAQDKPLTFPFMLAVLPGAIMAVYYF; encoded by the coding sequence ATGCATGTTGAAATTTGGGGCTGCTTTTTATTGCTTGCTGCTGCGTTCATTACCGATATTCGCTCGATGAAAATCCCCAATGTGATTACAATAACCGGTACGGTGCTTGGTATCGCATATCATGGGATTTCCGGCGGGGCAGCAGGTTTTATATTTGCCGTAAAGGGCGCTGCTGTCGGCTTTGGCGTAATGGCAGTATTGTATGCGGTGCGGGCCGTAGGCGGAGGTGACGTGAAGCTGTTTGCAGGAATCGGAGCTTGGGTTGGCGTACCGCTGACATTATCCGTGCTGATGTATTCGATTCTGGCTGCCGGCTGCATTGGCATCTTGATTCTGATTTGCAGAAGAGAAGCAGTGAGGCGGCTTGGCGGCATACTGCGCAGTGTCCTGGGAGTCATTATGCTGCGCAGTATAAGTCCGATCCGATCCATTGCAGCGCAGGATAAGCCGCTGACCTTTCCGTTCATGCTAGCAGTGTTGCCCGGTGCCATCATGGCAGTCTATTATTTTTAG
- a CDS encoding DUF2621 domain-containing protein, which produces MPHLNITWLALASAGPNRWFMNSIAFWGFVMLGVMCIGGFFMFRKFLKVLPKADGMSKLDWQNHWVEKSRHLWTDEAKAFLDLLVQPVPTPFRDIAKHSIAAEIGKIALQEEASEVTQDHCIKGYIVATPKRDYKFLMNFLEKSNIDYRPYQHLINK; this is translated from the coding sequence ATGCCGCACTTGAACATCACTTGGCTTGCACTGGCTTCGGCAGGGCCGAATCGCTGGTTTATGAACTCGATCGCATTCTGGGGATTCGTCATGCTCGGCGTCATGTGCATCGGCGGTTTTTTCATGTTCCGCAAATTTCTGAAGGTGCTCCCCAAGGCGGACGGCATGTCCAAGCTTGATTGGCAAAATCATTGGGTCGAGAAAAGCCGGCATTTGTGGACGGATGAAGCGAAGGCATTCCTTGATCTACTGGTACAGCCCGTACCTACCCCGTTCCGGGATATCGCCAAGCATTCGATTGCCGCGGAAATCGGCAAAATTGCCCTGCAGGAGGAAGCTTCCGAGGTTACGCAGGATCACTGTATCAAAGGCTATATCGTAGCGACGCCAAAGCGGGATTACAAATTCCTGATGAACTTTTTGGAAAAGAGCAATATCGACTACCGCCCCTATCAGCATTTGATCAACAAATAG
- a CDS encoding deoxyribonuclease IV, with the protein MLKIGSHVSFSDKGLLTATEEAASYGSSSFMIYTGAPQNTRRKPIESMNIEDGKAAMAVAGIDEIVVHAPYIINLGSYKSNTYQLAVDFLQEEIRRTHALGVRNIVLHPGAFTDKDAEYGINRIAEGLNEVLNGTDETEVNIALETMAGKGTEMGRSFEEIAAIIDKVQRNERLTICLDTCHIHDAGYDIVNDLDGVLHQFDQLVGLNRIAVVHVNDSKNPMGARKDRHTPVGTGWIGFEALNRVVHHELLQGRPFILETPWIGKEAKTQRPMYEVEIALLRGSVPERFGDSFLSEIEMLSSFFAKRDIEQRAFVLDTWKLLKDDAKARKADPREPLERLYDLVLEANLFPDYSEEQINFRLIGWLAAKGL; encoded by the coding sequence ATGTTAAAAATAGGTTCGCATGTCTCGTTCTCGGACAAGGGGCTATTAACCGCAACGGAGGAGGCCGCATCTTACGGCTCCAGCTCGTTCATGATATATACCGGCGCACCGCAGAATACGCGCCGCAAACCGATCGAATCGATGAATATCGAGGACGGCAAGGCCGCGATGGCCGTTGCCGGCATTGACGAAATTGTCGTTCACGCGCCTTATATCATCAATCTGGGCTCTTATAAGTCGAACACGTACCAGCTGGCAGTAGACTTCCTGCAAGAGGAAATCCGCCGCACCCATGCGCTGGGCGTGCGAAATATCGTGCTTCACCCGGGCGCATTCACGGATAAAGATGCCGAATACGGCATTAACCGGATCGCCGAAGGCTTGAATGAGGTGTTGAACGGAACAGATGAAACGGAAGTTAACATCGCGTTGGAAACGATGGCTGGCAAAGGGACGGAAATGGGACGCAGCTTCGAGGAAATCGCCGCGATCATCGATAAAGTCCAGCGTAATGAGCGTCTGACGATTTGCTTGGACACCTGCCACATCCATGATGCCGGCTACGATATCGTCAATGATCTCGACGGCGTGCTGCACCAGTTCGATCAGCTGGTCGGCTTGAACCGGATCGCCGTCGTGCACGTCAATGACAGTAAAAACCCGATGGGGGCGCGGAAAGACCGCCATACGCCCGTCGGAACCGGATGGATCGGATTCGAGGCGCTTAACCGCGTGGTGCATCACGAATTGCTGCAGGGGCGTCCGTTTATTCTGGAGACGCCTTGGATCGGCAAGGAAGCCAAAACCCAGCGGCCGATGTATGAAGTCGAAATCGCCCTGCTTCGGGGGAGCGTGCCTGAGAGATTCGGCGATTCCTTCCTGTCGGAAATAGAGATGCTGAGCAGCTTCTTTGCAAAACGCGATATTGAACAGCGTGCGTTCGTGCTGGATACCTGGAAATTGCTCAAGGATGACGCCAAAGCAAGAAAGGCGGATCCGCGCGAACCGCTGGAGCGCCTCTATGATCTCGTATTGGAAGCCAATTTGTTCCCGGATTACAGCGAGGAGCAAATCAATTTCCGGCTGATCGGCTGGCTT
- a CDS encoding DUF6382 domain-containing protein gives MKGIVTDFVRNDGTYMVVNTEDGLHAELLNEVQRSMVNSVAIPHLLRLEVREIDFNVTLHYEITGKRMLSQCLKSDWMTMTEFYSISLQIVKVLDSSKEYMLSSGNYLLDEDHIFVEDLLPSGTIYLAYLPLLHMPPDHSIAQSMLHLVNRMMTRVKNIEGSGIQKIIGLCGGEQFSVTGLKNLLISLLLEEDSSEGQGSNVHIRDTGRRPRELDAPEVPMPPNSKNTFQVPFAAPEPSSSLIPSRINAMSSASIYEGAFMEEEGGIYEEEAESRTEIKPAYIWLGAALLVALIWKLAYLDGSAGNGLYISAGSSLAVIFIALLIQSGKFDLVRFFRDKGNEEGDFQIEDNVRLAGEEEHEKSRFTKRRKPERYEEKWRWNAPSPSSSIAPSPIRSSESYESIQTPVSKPYREHVELEPPAAASPATVLLKDISKEEQPQAGSVNYLEKITSSGAGFERILLSKGSFIIGRSEELAQYVEKQSGVSRAHVELMILEGDCRIKDLGSRNGTKLNGELIAPYKDYPLEPGDSFTMAEVTFRYGREIRNSA, from the coding sequence TTGAAAGGGATAGTAACTGATTTTGTCAGAAATGATGGGACATATATGGTGGTTAATACGGAAGATGGGCTGCATGCAGAGCTGTTGAACGAGGTACAGCGGAGTATGGTGAATTCGGTAGCGATCCCCCATCTGCTGCGGCTGGAAGTGAGAGAGATTGATTTTAACGTTACGCTGCATTATGAGATTACCGGAAAAAGAATGCTGTCGCAGTGCCTGAAAAGCGATTGGATGACGATGACGGAATTCTACAGCATTTCGCTGCAAATCGTTAAAGTTCTCGATAGCAGCAAGGAATATATGCTCTCTTCCGGAAATTATCTCTTGGATGAAGATCATATTTTTGTGGAAGATTTATTGCCGAGCGGTACCATCTATCTGGCTTATCTGCCTTTGCTCCATATGCCTCCAGATCATTCCATTGCCCAATCTATGCTGCATCTCGTCAACCGTATGATGACAAGGGTTAAGAATATAGAGGGAAGTGGCATCCAGAAAATTATCGGTTTATGTGGGGGAGAGCAGTTCTCGGTAACCGGGTTAAAGAATTTACTGATATCACTGCTGCTCGAGGAAGATTCTAGTGAAGGGCAGGGATCAAACGTACATATCCGTGATACCGGGAGAAGACCACGTGAGTTAGATGCTCCTGAAGTGCCGATGCCGCCGAATTCCAAAAATACATTCCAAGTACCGTTTGCCGCTCCTGAACCAAGCTCAAGCTTAATTCCTAGCCGGATAAATGCAATGTCCTCTGCCAGCATTTACGAAGGAGCTTTTATGGAAGAAGAGGGAGGAATATATGAGGAGGAGGCGGAGAGCCGGACAGAAATTAAACCTGCATATATATGGCTAGGCGCTGCGTTACTGGTTGCGCTCATCTGGAAGCTTGCGTATTTGGATGGGTCTGCTGGCAATGGACTTTACATTAGTGCGGGATCATCGCTGGCTGTAATATTCATTGCGCTGCTAATCCAGAGCGGAAAATTTGACTTGGTTCGTTTTTTTAGGGACAAGGGCAATGAGGAAGGGGATTTTCAAATTGAGGATAATGTTCGTTTAGCTGGGGAGGAGGAACATGAAAAATCTAGGTTCACCAAACGCCGCAAGCCAGAGCGGTATGAGGAGAAATGGAGATGGAACGCCCCGTCCCCCTCCTCATCTATTGCGCCTTCTCCAATTAGGTCATCCGAATCCTATGAATCAATTCAGACACCGGTATCCAAGCCGTATCGTGAGCATGTTGAATTGGAGCCGCCCGCCGCGGCTTCCCCGGCAACCGTATTGTTGAAGGATATATCGAAGGAGGAGCAACCGCAGGCTGGTAGCGTAAACTATTTGGAGAAAATAACCTCATCAGGTGCCGGATTTGAACGAATCCTTTTATCCAAAGGCAGCTTTATAATCGGCCGTTCTGAGGAATTAGCCCAATATGTGGAGAAGCAGTCCGGGGTATCCCGGGCTCATGTCGAGCTTATGATCCTGGAAGGTGATTGCCGCATCAAGGATTTAGGCTCCAGAAACGGCACCAAGTTAAACGGCGAACTGATTGCGCCTTACAAAGACTATCCGCTCGAACCCGGAGATTCGTTTACCATGGCCGAGGTTACGTTTCGTTACGGTAGAGAGATTCGAAATTCGGCATGA